One Methanohalophilus mahii DSM 5219 genomic window carries:
- the dnaK gene encoding molecular chaperone DnaK yields MGKILGIDLGTTNSCMAVIEGGEPTVLPNAEGSRTTPSVVGFSKKGEKLVGQVAKRQMVANPNNTVSSIKRHIGEGDYQVTLNDKEYTPQEISAMILRKLKEDAESYIGETITDTVITVPAYFNDSQRQATKDAGKIAGLEVKRIINEPTAASLAYGLDKETGDHKILVYDLGGGTFDVSILELGDGVFEVLSTSGDTHLGGDDFDDRIVNHIISEFKKEEGIDLSGDKAAMQRFKDAAEKAKIELSGVGTTNINLPFITADSNGQPKHVDIDITRAQFEKMTEDLIDKTLQSMKQALKDANLKTSDIEKVLLIGGSTRMPAVVRTVKEFIGKDPYKNINPDEAVAVGAAIQAGVMGGEVEDVLLLDVTPLTLGIETMGGVATPLIERNTTIPTRKSQVFSTAADNQSSVEIHVLQGERGIASANKTLGRFVLDGIPPAPRGMPQIEVTFDIDANGILHVSAKDKGTGKEQSITIEKPGGLSDEEIDQMVKDAEAHAEEDKAKKEEVEARNNAETLVSSAEKALKDAGDIASEEQKTKVESAISDLNTALEGSDIEAIKSKTETLQEAMYEISALLYQKAQEEAEASGQAAGGEGASASDSEGGSDEDVVDADFEEVDDNDKK; encoded by the coding sequence ATGGGTAAAATACTTGGAATTGATCTGGGAACTACAAATTCCTGCATGGCAGTGATTGAAGGTGGCGAACCAACTGTATTACCAAATGCAGAAGGCAGCAGGACTACTCCCTCAGTAGTGGGATTCTCAAAGAAGGGGGAGAAACTTGTGGGTCAGGTAGCCAAAAGACAGATGGTAGCAAATCCGAATAATACGGTAAGCTCAATCAAACGTCATATTGGCGAAGGGGACTATCAGGTAACTCTCAACGATAAGGAGTATACGCCACAGGAAATTTCTGCAATGATACTGCGCAAACTCAAGGAGGATGCAGAAAGTTATATCGGTGAAACAATTACCGATACTGTAATCACAGTCCCTGCTTATTTCAACGACTCCCAGAGGCAGGCTACAAAGGATGCCGGTAAGATTGCAGGGCTTGAAGTTAAGAGAATTATAAATGAGCCCACAGCAGCTTCTCTGGCATATGGACTGGACAAGGAAACAGGTGACCACAAAATCCTTGTTTACGATCTTGGAGGCGGTACTTTTGATGTTTCCATCCTTGAGTTGGGAGACGGGGTTTTTGAAGTACTTTCCACAAGTGGTGATACCCATCTTGGAGGAGATGACTTTGATGACAGGATTGTCAATCACATCATAAGCGAATTCAAAAAGGAAGAAGGTATCGATCTTTCCGGTGACAAGGCAGCAATGCAGAGATTCAAGGATGCTGCGGAGAAGGCCAAGATTGAACTTTCAGGCGTTGGTACCACAAACATCAACCTTCCTTTCATTACAGCCGATTCTAACGGTCAGCCAAAACATGTCGATATCGATATTACAAGGGCACAATTTGAAAAGATGACCGAGGATCTCATCGATAAGACCCTCCAATCCATGAAACAGGCGCTAAAGGATGCAAACCTTAAGACTTCAGATATCGAAAAGGTGCTGCTTATCGGTGGTTCTACCAGGATGCCTGCAGTTGTCAGGACTGTGAAGGAATTCATTGGTAAGGATCCGTACAAGAATATCAATCCTGATGAAGCGGTTGCTGTAGGTGCTGCCATTCAGGCCGGTGTAATGGGAGGAGAAGTTGAAGATGTATTGCTGCTGGATGTCACTCCTCTTACACTTGGTATCGAAACAATGGGTGGTGTCGCAACACCATTGATTGAGAGGAATACCACAATTCCCACACGTAAGAGTCAGGTGTTCTCGACAGCTGCGGATAACCAGAGTTCTGTGGAAATTCACGTATTGCAGGGTGAAAGAGGCATCGCTTCTGCAAATAAGACCCTAGGACGTTTTGTCCTTGACGGAATACCTCCTGCACCGCGGGGAATGCCACAGATTGAAGTAACCTTCGATATTGATGCCAATGGTATCCTCCATGTTTCTGCAAAGGACAAGGGAACCGGCAAAGAGCAGTCTATAACCATCGAGAAACCAGGTGGTCTTTCCGATGAGGAGATCGACCAGATGGTCAAGGATGCCGAGGCACATGCTGAAGAGGATAAGGCAAAGAAAGAAGAGGTTGAAGCAAGGAATAATGCGGAAACCCTGGTAAGTTCTGCCGAGAAGGCTCTCAAGGATGCAGGAGACATTGCTTCTGAGGAGCAGAAAACCAAGGTAGAATCTGCTATTTCAGATCTCAATACTGCTCTTGAAGGCAGTGACATTGAAGCAATCAAGAGTAAAACCGAGACCCTGCAGGAAGCAATGTATGAAATATCTGCCCTCCTTTACCAGAAGGCACAGGAAGAAGCTGAAGCTTCCGGACAGGCAGCAGGTGGAGAAGGTGCTTCTGCATCTGATTCTGAAGGTGGATCAGATGAAGATGTTGTCGATGCTGACTTTGAAGAAGTAGACGACAACGACAAGAAGTAA
- a CDS encoding ATP-grasp domain-containing protein, translated as MNILICEYATSTGMGGTFLLEGKAMLKSLAESFAAGHHEIKYTTSATEIQIGTPVYCNHENIKTVLQAEANKCDCALIIAPDDLLAGLVEEIVEHTSNMGSSPEVIRKCADKFKCGKILESNGIPAPQLVETVEDIKKDTNYVVKPRYGCAAENTIITSNPSISQDMVVTEYVEGEHLSVSLVCADVPLPLTINRQYIEITGRGDKTVIDYRGGITPYETPDRELIIDTAKRAAQALGCRGYTGVDIVMGDSPYVIDINPRPTTSLVGICKIIKPQIGELLIDALEENLPPTVHITGNYEFRKEDLL; from the coding sequence ATGAACATCTTAATTTGCGAATATGCCACAAGTACGGGAATGGGAGGTACCTTCCTGCTTGAAGGTAAAGCCATGTTAAAAAGCCTTGCAGAAAGCTTTGCCGCAGGCCATCATGAAATCAAATATACGACATCTGCAACCGAAATTCAGATCGGCACACCTGTATATTGTAACCATGAAAACATAAAGACGGTATTACAGGCCGAGGCCAATAAATGTGATTGCGCATTGATAATCGCTCCCGATGACCTGCTTGCAGGGCTTGTGGAAGAAATAGTAGAACATACCTCTAATATGGGATCATCCCCAGAGGTCATCCGCAAGTGTGCGGATAAATTCAAGTGCGGAAAAATTCTTGAAAGCAATGGCATACCTGCACCCCAACTTGTTGAAACGGTGGAAGATATCAAAAAAGATACCAATTATGTTGTCAAACCCCGTTATGGATGTGCTGCGGAAAACACGATCATTACATCTAATCCTTCAATATCCCAGGACATGGTTGTAACCGAATATGTGGAAGGAGAACACCTGAGTGTGAGTCTTGTCTGTGCCGATGTGCCCCTCCCACTGACAATCAATCGCCAGTACATAGAAATTACAGGAAGAGGAGATAAAACTGTCATCGATTACAGGGGAGGGATAACCCCCTATGAAACACCTGACAGGGAACTGATTATCGATACTGCAAAAAGGGCAGCCCAGGCGCTTGGATGCAGGGGGTACACAGGTGTTGATATTGTAATGGGTGACAGCCCCTATGTAATAGACATAAATCCCAGGCCAACCACTTCGCTTGTGGGCATCTGCAAAATAATCAAACCCCAAATAGGAGAATTGTTAATCGATGCCCTGGAAGAGAACCTACCACCAACAGTACATATTACAGGCAATTATGAATTCCGAAAGGAGGACCTTTTATGA
- a CDS encoding 4Fe-4S binding protein yields the protein MSININRYKCGYCGACVGVCPSGALELVETWVEANDCCTSCGLCAKICPVGAIEVNK from the coding sequence ATGAGCATTAATATAAATCGGTACAAGTGCGGATACTGCGGTGCATGTGTGGGTGTATGCCCCAGCGGAGCCCTCGAGCTTGTAGAAACCTGGGTGGAAGCTAATGATTGCTGCACAAGTTGTGGTCTCTGTGCTAAGATCTGCCCGGTAGGAGCTATTGAGGTGAATAAATGA
- the cutA gene encoding divalent-cation tolerance protein CutA, translated as MEFIIVYITTSDTVEARNIASELVSQGLVACVNMYPIRSVFMWEGEVNEDDEVVLFAKTTKNNFEPIRKLVRSIHSYELPAIVSWNIEGDSEFLEWISTSVSH; from the coding sequence ATGGAATTTATTATTGTTTATATCACAACTTCAGATACAGTTGAGGCACGCAATATAGCCTCCGAGTTGGTTTCCCAGGGTCTTGTAGCCTGTGTGAATATGTATCCTATCAGGTCGGTTTTTATGTGGGAGGGAGAAGTAAACGAGGATGATGAAGTCGTCCTTTTTGCCAAAACTACCAAGAACAATTTTGAACCTATAAGAAAACTTGTGCGCAGCATACACAGTTATGAATTGCCTGCAATTGTTTCATGGAATATTGAAGGCGATTCTGAATTCCTGGAATGGATCAGTACATCGGTATCTCATTGA
- a CDS encoding amino acid kinase family protein codes for MKEKVVLKLGGSLIKQGPELLLSLKNWVKDRKIQLLVVPGGGPFANQIRDMEETTGFDDDTAHWLAILSMEQYGIYLREKTKIETTATLSSFEGVRILLPYRFLTDNDDLPHSWGVTSDTIGAKFAQMSGANYIKVTDVDGILQEGNLLREITASDIIKMGQSCVDTCLPNYLIKHEMNCTIVNGNYFSRITETIMGNRDTGTYIRGKF; via the coding sequence ATGAAAGAAAAGGTCGTACTAAAACTGGGCGGAAGCCTGATAAAGCAGGGGCCTGAATTACTGCTGTCACTGAAAAATTGGGTCAAGGATAGAAAAATACAGTTGCTAGTGGTACCCGGCGGAGGACCCTTTGCAAATCAGATAAGGGACATGGAAGAGACGACAGGTTTTGATGATGATACCGCTCACTGGTTGGCAATCCTATCCATGGAACAATACGGCATATATCTCAGGGAAAAGACAAAAATTGAAACAACTGCTACCCTCAGTTCTTTTGAAGGGGTACGAATCCTGCTACCCTACAGGTTTCTTACAGATAACGACGATCTGCCCCATTCATGGGGTGTCACATCCGACACGATCGGTGCTAAATTTGCCCAAATGTCAGGAGCAAACTATATAAAAGTAACAGATGTTGACGGAATCCTGCAAGAGGGAAATTTGTTACGGGAAATTACTGCTTCTGATATCATAAAAATGGGACAGAGTTGTGTGGATACCTGTCTTCCAAACTATCTTATAAAACATGAAATGAATTGCACAATAGTAAACGGCAACTATTTTTCCAGAATAACAGAGACTATTATGGGAAACAGAGACACAGGTACCTACATCAGGGGGAAATTTTAA
- a CDS encoding elongation factor 1-beta encodes MGDVAATIKIMPDGVERNLEEIKEKIAGVLPEGSELFGTVEEPIAFGLKAIKATVLVGDLEGGTEPVEEAIATIEGVESVQVEEVGRPV; translated from the coding sequence ATGGGAGATGTTGCAGCTACTATTAAAATAATGCCCGATGGCGTAGAAAGAAATCTTGAAGAGATAAAAGAAAAGATTGCAGGTGTTTTACCTGAAGGTTCAGAACTCTTCGGAACTGTCGAAGAACCTATCGCATTTGGCCTCAAGGCCATTAAAGCTACAGTTCTTGTAGGCGATCTGGAAGGCGGTACAGAGCCTGTTGAGGAAGCCATAGCAACTATCGAAGGCGTCGAAAGCGTACAGGTAGAGGAAGTAGGAAGACCTGTCTGA
- the grpE gene encoding nucleotide exchange factor GrpE, which translates to MVGKDKQEDNNSSDAGNSPEELEQLVQEKEAEIASLKEDLLRKRAEFDNFRKRTRKEQEEFRNFAVENLMVELLDVYDNFERAIESAHNTDDVNSVVEGVEMVFKQFVSILEKEGLKRIECEGEEFDPSKHEAMMHVEHADHPDNTIIDVCKPGYKLNSRVIRPAMVAVSKNTSSDKEEK; encoded by the coding sequence ATGGTAGGTAAAGATAAACAAGAAGATAATAACTCCTCAGACGCGGGAAATTCTCCTGAAGAGCTGGAACAGCTGGTTCAGGAAAAGGAGGCGGAAATTGCATCTCTGAAGGAAGACCTTTTACGTAAGAGAGCAGAATTTGATAATTTCCGCAAACGTACCCGCAAGGAGCAGGAAGAATTCCGCAATTTTGCGGTGGAAAACCTAATGGTGGAATTGCTTGATGTCTATGATAACTTCGAGAGGGCCATAGAGTCAGCTCACAATACTGATGATGTGAATTCGGTGGTCGAAGGTGTAGAAATGGTGTTCAAGCAATTTGTATCGATCCTGGAAAAAGAGGGTCTCAAAAGGATTGAATGTGAAGGCGAGGAATTTGACCCTTCCAAACATGAAGCCATGATGCACGTTGAACACGCGGATCATCCTGACAATACTATCATTGATGTTTGCAAACCTGGATACAAGTTAAATTCCAGGGTAATTCGGCCCGCTATGGTGGCGGTTTCCAAAAACACTTCTTCTGACAAAGAGGAGAAGTGA
- a CDS encoding NAD(P)/FAD-dependent oxidoreductase: protein MKEMYDLIVVGGGPGGAIAAKNAAELGLDVLLIEKRQEIGDPVRCAEGVSKISLSDHIEPDPRWICADLTGSRIYSPDGTMIEMSEEMSGGEVGYVLERKIFDRALVDQCAKAGAEVRVKTRATGLIMEKGVVCGIYAMHLGEEYKIRSKIVIGADGMESKVGRWAGIDTSLKPSDMETCVQYLVTDIDIDPNFCDFYLGNEIAPAGYLWVFPKGENMANIGVGILGSKSGDKRAIDYINKFIEDVYPDGRIIEMVYGGVPVRGPIEKTVSDGLILVGDAARQSDPITGGGIINAMEAGKIAAEVTADAIKRGDYTTNTLNEYETLWRSTIGKEIEYSLVVKETFVKFTDKDLNHLAQSLSNVNFYSLSLKDLLYALFKANKKLLWDLRGLFRDVVNNNFDFKYKKNQFD from the coding sequence ATGAAAGAAATGTATGATTTGATAGTTGTAGGTGGTGGACCCGGGGGAGCAATCGCCGCAAAAAATGCTGCAGAACTCGGACTTGATGTACTCCTTATCGAAAAAAGACAGGAAATCGGAGACCCTGTGCGCTGTGCAGAAGGGGTTTCTAAAATCAGCCTCAGCGACCACATCGAACCTGACCCACGATGGATATGCGCAGATCTTACAGGTTCTCGCATATATTCCCCGGATGGAACAATGATCGAAATGAGTGAAGAAATGTCAGGAGGGGAAGTAGGTTATGTCCTTGAAAGAAAAATTTTCGACCGTGCCCTTGTGGACCAATGTGCCAAAGCAGGTGCAGAAGTTAGAGTCAAGACCCGGGCAACCGGACTTATAATGGAAAAGGGTGTTGTATGCGGAATTTATGCAATGCACCTGGGTGAGGAATACAAAATACGCTCAAAGATCGTGATCGGCGCTGACGGAATGGAATCAAAGGTTGGCAGATGGGCAGGAATCGATACATCCCTGAAACCAAGTGATATGGAAACCTGTGTGCAGTATCTTGTTACTGATATTGATATTGATCCAAATTTCTGTGATTTTTATCTCGGAAACGAAATTGCACCAGCAGGCTACCTCTGGGTATTCCCTAAAGGTGAAAATATGGCAAACATAGGCGTTGGCATCTTGGGAAGTAAATCAGGTGACAAGAGAGCTATCGACTATATTAATAAATTTATAGAAGATGTTTATCCCGATGGAAGGATTATCGAAATGGTCTACGGAGGAGTACCCGTTCGTGGCCCCATCGAGAAAACAGTTAGTGATGGTTTAATCCTTGTGGGTGATGCCGCACGCCAGTCTGATCCAATTACAGGAGGAGGCATTATCAATGCAATGGAAGCTGGAAAGATTGCTGCAGAAGTCACTGCAGATGCCATCAAAAGAGGAGATTACACCACAAATACCCTTAACGAATATGAAACTCTCTGGAGATCCACCATCGGGAAAGAAATTGAATATAGCCTGGTAGTAAAAGAGACATTTGTCAAATTTACAGACAAAGATCTCAATCACCTTGCACAATCCCTGTCCAATGTCAATTTTTATAGCCTCAGTCTCAAGGACTTGCTTTATGCTTTATTCAAAGCAAACAAGAAATTATTATGGGATCTGCGGGGCCTTTTCAGAGATGTTGTCAACAACAACTTTGACTTCAAATATAAAAAGAATCAGTTTGACTGA
- the cofC gene encoding 2-phospho-L-lactate guanylyltransferase, with product MRAVIPYKKENAKSRLSTVMTREQRETFVEKMLLDVVATLKEGGIRNIDIITTNACDVKKEVKANIIEDDTDLNDCLNKYLSQKEEPILIIMADLPLVKFSHIEDIVAGKADVTIVPGKGGGTNILFIRKPENFRVKYYGSSFESHCMIAAQQNLSIRVYDSFLASTDIDEPQDITELILHGHGIAKDYAEKRFGKKEGKGRVKISPFNEIPMY from the coding sequence ATGAGAGCAGTGATACCCTACAAAAAGGAAAATGCCAAATCCAGGCTTTCAACCGTTATGACAAGGGAACAGAGGGAGACCTTTGTCGAAAAAATGCTCCTGGATGTTGTTGCAACCTTAAAGGAAGGCGGAATCCGGAATATAGATATAATCACCACCAACGCCTGTGACGTGAAAAAGGAAGTAAAAGCAAATATAATTGAGGATGACACAGACCTCAACGACTGCTTGAATAAATATCTCTCTCAAAAGGAAGAGCCGATACTGATCATTATGGCTGACCTGCCCCTTGTGAAATTCAGTCATATAGAAGACATAGTAGCAGGTAAAGCGGATGTAACAATCGTCCCCGGCAAGGGAGGTGGCACAAATATATTGTTTATCCGCAAACCTGAGAATTTCAGGGTCAAATACTACGGTTCAAGTTTTGAGAGCCACTGTATGATTGCCGCACAACAAAATCTCTCTATTCGAGTATACGATTCATTCCTTGCAAGTACAGATATTGATGAACCACAGGATATTACAGAACTCATATTACATGGACACGGAATTGCAAAGGATTATGCCGAAAAAAGATTCGGAAAAAAGGAAGGTAAAGGAAGGGTGAAAATAAGCCCCTTCAATGAGATACCGATGTACTGA
- the trkA gene encoding Trk system potassium transporter TrkA, protein MKIVVIGAGEVGYHIAKSLYLENDLVIIDEDEDACLRVDELDVQVIQGNGANAAILEKVLIGADLLVAVSGDDEINIVSCMAAKLIKQSSTNFKTMARVSNPDYIDRPVAKRTQVGIDVMVCPELALASEVAEILSIPSAIDSESFADGKVKMMEFVVKDNSSIAGKHLRDIDLLDCCIVSALFRGSQLIIPHGEDMIQAGDHIVIIGKADAMKDISSFFGGINKSRSRVMIIGGGVVGFYLAQLLENTRLNVKIIEKGRQRSEMIADNLQKALVLRGDGSDLDLLKEEDVGEMDVVISVTDSDEKNLLCSLMAKQLGAKKVIVRADHFDYVPLFEMVGVDRAVSPREATVNEVLKLSMGTGIEALTTIEGEKAEIIEYTVSRKSKVAGKLLKDVNFPDDSLVSMVVHGGVTIIPRGNYRIREGDHLLIFSLPRAHQAVEKLFK, encoded by the coding sequence ATGAAAATCGTTGTCATAGGTGCAGGTGAAGTTGGTTATCATATAGCTAAATCACTGTACCTGGAAAATGATCTTGTTATCATTGATGAAGATGAAGATGCTTGCCTGAGGGTCGATGAACTCGACGTTCAGGTCATTCAGGGCAACGGAGCAAATGCTGCAATTCTTGAAAAAGTTTTGATCGGTGCAGATCTTCTTGTGGCTGTAAGCGGTGATGACGAAATAAACATCGTTTCATGTATGGCTGCTAAGTTGATAAAGCAGTCCAGCACGAACTTCAAGACCATGGCAAGGGTCAGTAATCCTGATTATATAGATAGGCCGGTAGCCAAGCGTACACAGGTTGGTATTGATGTAATGGTGTGTCCCGAACTTGCCCTTGCGTCTGAAGTTGCTGAGATTTTATCAATTCCTTCTGCTATTGATTCTGAATCCTTTGCAGACGGAAAAGTAAAAATGATGGAGTTTGTTGTCAAGGACAATAGTAGTATTGCAGGCAAACATCTTCGGGATATAGATTTGCTCGATTGCTGTATCGTAAGTGCTCTTTTCAGGGGTTCGCAACTGATCATTCCTCATGGTGAAGACATGATTCAGGCTGGCGACCACATCGTAATTATTGGTAAAGCAGATGCAATGAAGGATATTTCTTCCTTTTTTGGTGGGATCAATAAGTCACGCAGCCGCGTGATGATAATTGGCGGGGGGGTAGTCGGATTTTATCTGGCACAGTTGCTTGAAAATACACGTCTGAACGTAAAGATCATCGAAAAAGGTCGCCAGAGATCTGAAATGATAGCCGATAATCTTCAAAAGGCACTTGTTTTGCGTGGGGACGGTTCCGACCTGGATCTTCTAAAGGAAGAAGATGTCGGTGAGATGGATGTAGTTATCTCTGTCACAGACAGTGATGAAAAGAATTTATTGTGTTCGCTGATGGCCAAACAGCTGGGGGCAAAGAAGGTAATTGTCAGAGCTGATCACTTTGATTATGTGCCACTTTTCGAAATGGTGGGTGTGGACCGTGCTGTCAGTCCCAGGGAAGCCACAGTTAATGAAGTACTCAAACTTTCAATGGGAACGGGAATCGAAGCCCTGACGACCATTGAAGGCGAAAAGGCAGAAATAATTGAATATACCGTGTCTCGCAAATCAAAAGTGGCGGGAAAACTTCTAAAGGATGTGAATTTCCCGGATGATTCCCTCGTAAGCATGGTAGTACACGGAGGAGTAACTATTATCCCTCGGGGTAACTACAGGATAAGGGAGGGAGATCACCTGCTTATATTTTCCCTGCCCAGGGCACATCAGGCTGTAGAAAAACTGTTCAAGTAA
- the dnaJ gene encoding molecular chaperone DnaJ, producing the protein MSTKRDYYEILGISKDASASDIKKAYRKLAMKYHPDKNKEADAEDKFKEISEAYAVLSDEEKRAQYDRFGHAGIDNQYSEEDIFRTADFGGFEDILEHIFGGGFGGFGGFGGFGGSRSTRRGPQRGADLRYDLDITLKQAAFGDKVNIDVPRAHTCDTCGGTGAKPGTEPVKCSNCGGSGQVTHARRTPLGNFVTATTCDKCHGMGQIIESPCETCNGSGKVRKTKTIEVNIPTGVETGLRLKMSGEGEAGSPGAPPGDLYIVLHVKPHERFERMGDDIVCEIPISFAQAALGDSIQVPTLYGDVKMNIKPGTQTHSVLRLKGKGMPHLHGHGQGDQLVKVIVKTPTKLNEEQKKLLKEFDSLGGGSAGSGKGGVFDKFKNAFESVISPDDSPSDSPA; encoded by the coding sequence ATGTCTACAAAGCGTGATTACTACGAAATACTGGGTATTTCCAAGGACGCATCAGCCAGTGATATAAAGAAAGCTTATCGAAAGCTTGCAATGAAATACCATCCGGACAAAAATAAGGAAGCGGATGCTGAAGATAAGTTCAAGGAGATATCCGAAGCCTACGCCGTCCTTTCTGATGAGGAAAAGAGAGCACAATATGATCGCTTCGGACATGCGGGAATTGATAACCAGTATTCGGAAGAAGATATATTCCGCACAGCCGATTTCGGTGGTTTCGAGGATATCCTCGAGCATATCTTTGGCGGCGGATTCGGTGGTTTCGGTGGCTTTGGCGGATTCGGCGGTTCACGCAGCACACGCCGGGGGCCACAGAGAGGTGCGGATTTGCGGTATGACCTGGATATTACTCTCAAACAGGCTGCATTCGGAGACAAGGTTAACATCGATGTTCCGCGGGCCCATACTTGTGACACCTGTGGTGGGACAGGGGCCAAACCCGGTACAGAACCGGTCAAATGTTCTAACTGCGGTGGTAGTGGGCAGGTAACCCATGCCCGTCGTACTCCCCTTGGTAATTTTGTGACAGCTACAACCTGTGACAAATGCCATGGTATGGGGCAGATCATCGAATCACCCTGTGAAACCTGTAATGGTAGCGGTAAAGTCAGAAAGACAAAGACTATTGAGGTAAACATCCCTACAGGTGTGGAAACCGGTCTGCGTTTGAAAATGTCCGGAGAAGGGGAGGCCGGAAGTCCAGGGGCTCCGCCGGGGGACCTTTACATTGTACTTCATGTAAAACCCCATGAACGCTTTGAAAGAATGGGTGATGACATAGTATGCGAAATTCCCATCTCATTTGCACAGGCTGCTCTGGGTGACAGCATACAGGTTCCCACTCTTTACGGTGATGTAAAGATGAACATTAAACCCGGGACACAGACACACTCAGTATTGCGTCTGAAAGGCAAGGGGATGCCCCATCTGCATGGGCATGGACAGGGCGATCAGCTCGTAAAGGTCATCGTAAAGACCCCTACAAAGCTCAATGAGGAACAGAAAAAGCTCCTCAAGGAATTTGACAGTTTGGGTGGAGGATCCGCCGGCTCAGGTAAAGGTGGAGTTTTTGATAAATTCAAAAATGCTTTTGAATCTGTAATCTCTCCTGACGACTCCCCGAGTGATTCTCCTGCCTGA
- a CDS encoding hydantoinase/oxoprolinase family protein — MKKLGIDIGGANTKIASSDGSVCELYYVPLWKGTKLPTVLKIISEKHNPSHVGVVMTGELADCYDNKKAGVVGIMDIVRDSFDCEIDFLDQEGNFVKHTQNPASLAAANWMASASLVARKMKDCLFVDMGSTTSDLIPVKGGRIVAHNTDTQRLANNELLYQGVLRTNIAALLDSVAISAGNCRIASELFATSADAYLLLSDIDEDAYTCETADGNGKSEKEASRRLARIVCADLNEIDMADVKKIAMAVKDKQKERLAEAISELCHKHDINTVLAAGLGEFLIKNTCEELGIECISLAGQWSQDISKVFPAYAVANLLE; from the coding sequence ATGAAAAAACTCGGGATAGATATCGGAGGGGCAAACACAAAAATTGCCTCCTCAGACGGCTCTGTCTGTGAACTCTACTATGTACCTCTCTGGAAAGGAACAAAACTTCCAACGGTTCTGAAAATTATCTCTGAAAAACACAATCCTTCTCATGTGGGTGTTGTAATGACCGGAGAACTTGCTGATTGTTACGATAACAAAAAAGCAGGGGTTGTCGGCATTATGGATATTGTAAGAGACAGTTTCGACTGTGAGATTGATTTTCTGGACCAGGAAGGCAATTTTGTAAAGCACACACAAAATCCCGCCTCCCTTGCCGCAGCAAACTGGATGGCTTCTGCAAGTCTTGTTGCCAGAAAAATGAAAGATTGTCTTTTTGTGGATATGGGCAGTACTACAAGTGACCTAATCCCTGTCAAAGGCGGGAGGATCGTTGCACACAATACCGATACACAACGTCTTGCAAACAACGAATTATTGTATCAGGGTGTCCTGAGGACAAATATAGCGGCCCTGCTGGACAGTGTGGCGATAAGTGCGGGGAATTGTCGAATCGCCTCTGAACTATTTGCCACAAGCGCGGATGCTTACCTTCTCCTTTCAGATATCGATGAAGATGCATACACATGTGAAACTGCTGACGGGAATGGGAAATCAGAAAAAGAAGCTTCTAGGAGACTTGCAAGGATTGTCTGCGCGGACCTGAATGAAATTGACATGGCTGATGTTAAAAAGATAGCAATGGCTGTTAAGGATAAACAGAAAGAAAGGCTTGCAGAAGCAATCTCAGAACTTTGCCACAAACATGACATAAATACCGTCCTGGCAGCAGGACTTGGGGAATTTTTGATCAAAAATACATGTGAAGAACTGGGTATTGAATGCATTTCACTTGCAGGCCAATGGAGTCAGGATATATCAAAGGTATTCCCTGCCTATGCAGTAGCCAATCTGCTGGAGTGA
- a CDS encoding HVO_2753 family zinc finger protein has translation MEKVNYCTSCGVHLSDKGFARFACPECDTELGRCIKCRQQSNNYVCPKCGFMGP, from the coding sequence ATGGAGAAGGTCAATTACTGTACCTCCTGCGGTGTACATCTTTCGGACAAAGGTTTTGCACGTTTTGCATGCCCCGAATGTGACACCGAACTTGGAAGATGCATAAAATGCAGACAGCAGAGTAACAATTACGTCTGTCCTAAATGTGGATTTATGGGTCCATGA